A part of Vigna radiata var. radiata cultivar VC1973A chromosome 11, Vradiata_ver6, whole genome shotgun sequence genomic DNA contains:
- the LOC106776715 gene encoding putative disease resistance protein RGA4 translates to MAEALLGFVLQNLGSFVQYQLTSCWGVDQQTHKLSSNLTAIRAVLRDAERKQMTNHAVKDWLQKLTDAAYVLDDILDECSIHFAKMHSDDGHTSCLSRLHPNDILFRFNICKRMKDITQRFHDIHEEKSTFNLEPGLTEVVQRVDDDWRQTSSDITEPVVYGRDHDRDQIVKFLLEDANNREELSIFPIVGMGGLGKTTLAKQVFNDHRVCKHFDLTIWVCVSDDFNTMTILQSILECITRQNPNLNSLEAMRKKVEEVLHGKRYLLVLDDVWNEDREKWEQLKGKLQCERAAKGATILVTTRLEEVAFIMQTHPAYHLKELSGDESWWLFKYHAFGPNREEMGELVSIGKEIVRKCVGSPLAIKTLGSLLRDESEVKQWQNVKESEIWDIREESSSATGEENSIMRALKLSYFNLELSLRRCFSFCAIFPKDFEIDKEELIHLWMANGFIESKRNIEVEDVGNKVWNKLYRRSFFQEAKRDEFGIITTFKMHDLLHDLAQSIMGEECAAFVEGRLTPFSSRVHYSTLLSSDVSSNVSFRQFMHAFKKVQSLRTFLDLGPSFRVSDSDLVPSNHSLRALCTQFSWLSPLKNLTHLRYLSLIHFQGSLNNSICQMRKLQILKLQRCRYLCGLPKNLTQLQDLRHIVMNDCREVEKSLPKISKLRHLRTLSIFVVGSKPGCGLAELHSLNLGGTLRIRGLENVLNELDAKEANLIGKKELNILELSWDGNANPKGSNVSVERVLEALEPPSTLKSFEINGYQGRQLSSWMRNSGVLRDLVDVRLSDCENCEELPPLGKLAHLKRLKVSGMKNVKWIDGETYDGVEEKAFPSLDELSVYNLPNLERLLSDEGVEMLPRLSQLRINGVLNFKVPRLPCVETLDARGIEDVTSFMEGVGENMACLKTLRIINIKGVVVLPDEFSRLGALQELYIEEWYDVEYFPEHVLEGLTSLRILTIENCKKLKSLSEGVRHLACLHGLRISKCPELVALPSNMSQLSALREVSIESCSTLPDGLQRVPSLRVLHIEECTCTSLPDWLGDITTLETLGLFYCEELRSLPSSIQRLTNLSHLIIEYSPYLKKRCNKETGEDWQYISHIPKLELFFTRRLTFCGF, encoded by the exons ATGGCCGAAGCATTGTTGGGATTTGTGCTTCAAAATTTGGGATCTTTTGTTCAATACCAACTTACATCTTGTTGGGGTGTTGATCAACAGACTCATAAACTGTCCAGCAACCTCACCGCAATCCGTGCTGTCCTCAGAGATGCTGAGAGAAAGCAAATGACAAATCATGCTGTGAAGGATTGGCTGCAGAAACTCACAGATGCAGCATATGTATTGGATGATATCTTGGATGAATGTTCAATTCACTTTGCAAAGATGCACTCTGATGATGGACATACTTCATGCTTATCTCGTCTCCATCCTAATGACATTCTCTTTCGTTTCAATATTTGCAAGAGGATGAAAGACATCACCCAAAGATTTCATGACATTCATGAAGAAAAGAGCACGTTTAATTTAGAACCTGGTCTCACAGAAGTGGTGCAAAGAGTGGATGATGATTGGCGCCAAACTAGCTCTGACATTACAGAACCTGTAGTTTATGGCAGAGACCACGATCGAGATCAAATTGTGAAGTTTCTTCTTGAAGACGCTAATAACCGTGAAGAGCTCTCTATCTTTCCTATAGTTGGTATGGGTGGACTTGGAAAAACAACATTAGCCAAGCAGGTTTTCAATGATCACAGGGTATGCAAACATTTTGACTTGACAATTTGGGTTTGTGTTTCTGATGATTTCAACACCATGACAATACTACAATCCATCTTAGAATGCATCACCAGACAAAATCCCAATCTCAATAGCTTAGAAGCAATGCGGAAAAAGGTTGAAGAAGTGTTGCATGGGAAGAGGTATTTACTTGTTCTTGATGATGTGTGGAATGAAGACCGAGAAAAATGGGAGCAGTTGAAGGGAAAGTTGCAGTGTGAAAGAGCAGCAAAAGGAGCTACCATTTTGGTCACTACTCGACTCGAGGAAGTTGCTTTCATCATGCAGACGCATCCTGCTTACCATTTGAAAGAATTGTCAGGAGATGAAAGTTGGTGGTTGTTCAAATACCATGCGTTTGGACCAAACCGAGAAGAAATGGGAGAACTCGTATCAATTGGCAAAGAGATAGTGAGAAAATGCGTTGGTTCGCCGCTTGCAATCAAAACATTGGGAAGCCTACTACgtgatgaaagtgaagtaaaaCAGTGGCAGAATGTAAAGGAAAGTGAGATTTGGGATATACGGGAGGAAAGTAGTTCTGCGACAGGTGAGGAAAATTCTATCATGCGTGCTTTGAAATTAAGCTATTTTAATTTGGAGTTGTCATTGCGGAGATGCTTTTCGTTTTGTGCAATTTTCCCcaaagattttgaaatagaCAAGGAAGAATTGATTCATCTCTGGATGGCTAATGGATTTATTGAAAGTAAAAGAAACATAGAAGTGGAGGATGTTGGAAATAAAGTGTGGAATAAATTATACCGTAGATCATTTTTTCAGGAAGCAAAGCGTGATGAATTTGGTATAATAACAACTTTCAAGATGCATGATCTATTACATGATCTTGCCCAGTCTATTATGGGTGAAGAATGTGCGGCTTTTGTGGAAGGAAGGTTGACTCCGTTTTCAAGTAGAGTTCACTATTCAACCTTGTTATCTTCTGATGTTTCTTCTAATGTTTCTTTTCGACAATTCATGCATgctttcaagaaagttcaatcCCTGCGGACTTTTCTTGATTTGGGGCCTTCTTTTCGTGTTAGTGATTCTGACCTGGTGCCATCAAACCATTCTCTCCGAGCATTATGCACTCAATTTTCTTGGTTGTCCCCACTCAAGAATTTAACACATTTGAGATATTTGAGTTTGATTCATTTTCAAGGAAGCTTAAATAACTCAATTTGTCAAATGCGGAAATTGCAAATTCTGAAGTTGCAAAGGTGCAGATATCTTTGTGGACTGCCCAAAAACTTGACACAATTACAAGATCTAAGACATATTGTGATGAATGATTGTAGAGAAGTAGAAAAGTCGCTTCCCAAAATTAGCAAGTTAAGGCATCTAAGAACACTAAGCATTTTCGTGGTGGGTTCAAAGCCAGGGTGTGGCTTAGCAGAGTTGCATAGCTTAAATCTGGGAGGCACGCTAAGAATCAGAGGCCTTGAGAACGTCCTCAATGAATTGGATGCTAAAGAAGCAAATTTGATTGGTAAGAAGGAGTTGAATATCCTGGAGTTGTCATGGGATGGTAATGCTAATCCAAAAGGTAGTAATGTTAGTGTGGAGAGAGTATTGGAAGCCCTAGAACCTCCCTCAACTCTCAAGagttttgaaataaatggaTATCAGGGAAGGCAGTTATCGAGTTGGATGAGAAATAGTGGAGTTTTGAGAGACTTGGTGGATGTTAGACTCTCCGACTGTGAGAACTGTGAAGAGCTTCCCCCACTTGGTAAACTAGCACACTTGAAAAGGCTAAAGGTGAGTGGAATGAAAAATGTGAAGTGGATAGATGGTGAGACGTATGACGGCGTGGAAGAGAAGGCATTTCCATCGTTGGATGAATTGAGTGTGTATAATTTACCAAATTTGGAGAGGTTGTTGAGTGATGAAGGAGTAGAGATGCTTCCTCGTCTTTCCCAATTAAGAATTAATGGTGTGTTGAACTTTAAAGTCCCACGTCTTCCTTGTGTTGAGACACTTGATGCTAGAGGAATTGAGGATGTGACTTCTTTCATGGAAGGGGTTGGGGAGAATATGGCTTGTCTAAAGACCTTAAGGATTATAAACATTAAAGGAGTGGTGGTATTACCTGACGAATTCAGCAGATTGGGTGCACTGCAGGAACTATACATTGAAGAATGGTATGATGTGGAGTATTTTCCAGAACACGTGCTGGAAGGCCTAACTTCTCTTCGAATTTTGACCATTGAAAACTGTAAGAAATTGAAATCCTTGTCTGAAGGTGTGCGACATTTGGCTTGTCTTCATGGTTTGAGGATCAGTAAATGTCCAGAGCTGGTGGCTCTACCAAGCAATATGAGTCAACTATCTGCCCTGCGGGAGGTTTCAATCGAGAGCTGCTCTACATTACCAGATGGTTTACAACGTGTCCCCTCCCTACGAGTTTTACATATAGAGGAATGCACGTGTACTTCATTGCCGGACTGGCTGGGAGACATTACTACTCTTGAAACATTAGGCCTTTTTTACTGTGAGGAGTTGAGGTCACTGCCGAGTAGCATTCAACGCCTCACCAACTTGTCTCATTTAATAATAGAGTACAGTCCTTATCTGAAGAAGCGATGTAATAAGGAAACAGGAGAGGATTGGCAATACATAAGCCACATTCCAAAATTAGAACTATTTTTCACGAGGAGACTGACGTTTTGTG GATTTTAA